DNA sequence from the Sceloporus undulatus isolate JIND9_A2432 ecotype Alabama chromosome 4, SceUnd_v1.1, whole genome shotgun sequence genome:
TGTGCTCTGTTGAGATGAACCTTCCCTTTGCATTAAGAAGCACCAAGAATAACTACTACCAGCTTatgatccagagccctctggacAGAGAGAGAGTCCCTGAATATAATGTCACCATCACAGCCACAGACCAGGGGTCTCCTAGGCTCACCTCAACAAGTATTATCCATGTTCGGATATCAGATGTAAATGACAACACCCCAGTGTTTGAAAAGCCTTTATTTGAAATGAGGTtacaagaaaataatattccaggATTACTAATTGGCTCAGTCAATGCTGTTGACTTAGACATGGAGCAGAATGGCAAAGTAACCTACTCGCTTTTACCTGGAGAGCTTGGTGGTAGCCCTGCAGCCTCTTACATCTCCATCAACTCTGAAACTGGAAACATGTATGCCGTCCGATCTCTGGACTATGAGCAAATAAAAGATTTCAAAGTCACGGTGAGGGCTACAGATGGTGGTACTCCTCCTCTGAGCTCTGATGTTGTTGTGCACATTGTGATCACAGATGAAAATGACAATGCTCCCTTCTTCTTGTATCCCCTTCAGAATAGCACATCTCCCTGCAATGAGCTGCTGCCCAAGATGGCTGAGCTTGGATATCTGGTCACTAAAGTAGTGGCTGTGGATCGAGATTCTGGTCAGAATTCATGGCTCTCCTATGAACTTCTGAAGGCCACAGATCCTGGCCTTTTCAGCATAGGAGTCCAGAATGGAGAGGTGAAAACCAGGAGACCACTGACTGAACGAGACTCAAGCAAACAGAGGCTCATTATTGCTGCCAGAGACAATGGTGTCCCTCCTCAGACCAGCACTGCAACACTCAATATACTTCCAGTGGATAGCTTTTCTGATCCTTATCTGAAGGTGGTGGATGTGCGTCAACAGGAGCATGAAGATGAGGGCACCTTGACCGTGTATTTGGTGATTTGCCTGGCATCTGTATCTTCTGTGTTTCTGCTTTGCattatttcttttgttgttatcAAATCTTGCAAGAAAGATCCTGGAGGCACTTTTATTGCTACCCctcctcactttcccccttccaGGCCCGATATCCCAGAGAACTGTACTGACTCTCAGAGTGGTTCACTTTCCAGGAATTATCAGTATGATGTTTGCCTAACTGGTGGATCTTTAAGCAGTGAGTTCAGATTTCTTCGGCCTCTCATTCCTGTGTTTTCTGTGGCGGACCCAAATATCCCTGTTATTCAGAAGACTTCATCTGGTTCCCACAGCCTTACTCATTGCTTGGAAGACAATATGTCAAAGGAACAGGTGAGAGAATaagtcccttatttaaaatggcataatTAAGGTTTGCTGTTtcaaatttatttacttatttttggtGGGAATATTTTCATGCTATTGGGGGTGGaatgtgtggatgcagaatccaccaGATTGAAggagctgactgtatttgtttCTTCTCTGTATTTATACTTGCACATAACTCCACTAGATGAAAGGAAAATTGAATTGGGTAAAGCACTTCTAGtaagtttttcttcatttttctttccttaaacTGTTTTTTGGTGATATTGTATGTATGGCGAGTTATTCTTTTTCATCCGTCCATATTGCAGGGAACTTAAAGCTCatcaaaatattggaaaggcTGTTTTCCCTGACAGATCTGATATTTGTTTCCTGAAAATTTTCTCTGTGATTTTGTTGATAAGATACATAGTGGCTCAAGAGAAGCTTGCAGTTTTCAAATGATTTGTTCATGTggtattaaaatgtatatacagtgggcccttgctttatttGGGGGATCCATTTCCAGACctccctgcataaagcaaatgaCGCATAAGCTTGAGCCCCGTTATAACCAATGGTGCTCATGCTCACCACGTAGCTGCGCACACCATTCGCAAgccccattgcatataatggggcttgtgctcaggGCACACGCACATTTCCCAGGCAGCTTTTGCATAggctgaaagctgcctataaggAGCCTGCGTATTGcgcaggctcactgtatatatttatgtggTTTCTCTTTCTATGTCTacttctctctccatctctctccttGCCCTTTTGTTGTCCTTCTTTCTTCCCAAGTTCAGCTACTTTCTTCAATAACAAACAACTCTTCAGTTCTAAGTCCTATAGGCGGTTTTCCCTCAGCCCTTATTTCCTTCATCGTTCATCTGTCATTTTTAATTTCTGCCTTCCCTTTTTGCTggacctcttcttctccatctgccATTTTCTCAGGGCCTTTCTCAGATGCCCATTAGATCCAGCCTTCATCTATTTTGATCTCATGTCCCTTAGATTCCCAGTCCCAAACTAATGAAGCGCTCAAAATGTTGTGCAGA
Encoded proteins:
- the LOC121927765 gene encoding protocadherin beta-16-like, whose protein sequence is MEDCFRRKQGLCFLLFLCVTDVLCISIHYFVPEEKKSGSLVANILKDLKLGIGELSARRAQLVSKSSKQYFHLDPHSGALLINEKIDREALCGQSDLCLLRSEIVLQNPLEFYTIEVKVEDVNDNAPRFSQNGFQLDIPENVSPNTTFPLESAQDVDLGQNSIQNYTLSPNEYFRLGTERRDGRKSVDLILEKSLDREKLSHLELTLMALDGGVPQRTGTVHITINILDINDNSPQFVQSEYKVSLKENSPRDTLVSQVEARDLDFGSNAQIIYSFHRLPEKLPNWFNLNELTGEITVVGEIDYEKETSYDMSIKATDGGGLSGHCHVLVEVEDVNDNAPEISVISLTDIIQEDSPLDTVVGLFSITDRDSGDNGKTMCSVEMNLPFALRSTKNNYYQLMIQSPLDRERVPEYNVTITATDQGSPRLTSTSIIHVRISDVNDNTPVFEKPLFEMRLQENNIPGLLIGSVNAVDLDMEQNGKVTYSLLPGELGGSPAASYISINSETGNMYAVRSLDYEQIKDFKVTVRATDGGTPPLSSDVVVHIVITDENDNAPFFLYPLQNSTSPCNELLPKMAELGYLVTKVVAVDRDSGQNSWLSYELLKATDPGLFSIGVQNGEVKTRRPLTERDSSKQRLIIAARDNGVPPQTSTATLNILPVDSFSDPYLKVVDVRQQEHEDEGTLTVYLVICLASVSSVFLLCIISFVVIKSCKKDPGGTFIATPPHFPPSRPDIPENCTDSQSGSLSRNYQYDVCLTGGSLSSEFRFLRPLIPVFSVADPNIPVIQKTSSGSHSLTHCLEDNMSKEQVRE